A single genomic interval of Hevea brasiliensis isolate MT/VB/25A 57/8 chromosome 4, ASM3005281v1, whole genome shotgun sequence harbors:
- the LOC110640430 gene encoding uncharacterized protein LOC110640430: MVVLRSREVLLADPAPKPQTNRVSSEPVTPVQLREPSIRQSSPSLTPNLQNHQLTSESASITESYRRRSLRLAYKSIPVDGCIQNGSPKTKGSTSKRSIEENEGIEEQNAAYVADQIANEGSVKDNGAGMSLPGILNLRSGKRATKRFRGDNSGVETGTECEDKGLNFEENGSAKRSSGQYVTEGKGKGKLRKEEKSHVGQVGENLIDNGIKQMVGDLERGKRSKVDVANEKLEEKKNIDEGSNSRGRKGCGREEIRNKGEDAVVTEQLGKTQNQSSNSRGRRTYSREEKGKEKLIDDASVSNGKDALELELKSKVKEFVDSLGDKLVLENERQTRNSNTRINESRMEQFRDIARKNASRFAHFDLQEEEEPLSPQVGVEMTSVEENQQIEDWPGPFSTAMKIIRDRTNKHNSQQCPSTLEKAKSMPITWIPRNSQGSNRSRAFVVPSLQELCMNVLVKNYEAVTSLEHIPDALRHRLCRLLCDCRKMNCHFLDLLVRGSPTEIRVKDCSWLTEEEFVKCFEDCDTSNLTVLQLDQCGRCMPDYVLPATLARSSRSLPVLITLSLAGACRLSDVGLSLLVSSAPTIRSINLSQCSLLTSTSIDTLADSLGSVLRELYIDDCQSLDPMLILPALKKFEHLEVLSLAGNPTVCDDFVRQFVVACGHNMKELVLANCVKLTDSSMKIIAETCPGLCALHLDNLRKLTDSGLGYLANGCRGIQTLKLCLNAFSDEAIAAFVETAGELLKELSLNNVKKVGNNTALSLARHSRNLLSLDLSWCRNLADEAVGLIVDSCLSLRVLKLFGCSQITNVFLDGHSNPELEIIGLKMSPVLEHIWAPDSQEFLLRYSSMNSSM, from the exons ATGGTTGTGCTTAGGTCTCGCGAAGTACTCCTTGCTGACCCTGCTCCCAAACCCCAAACGAATCGGGTCTCTTCGGAGCCTGTCACTCCTGTCCAATTACGCGAACCCTCCATCCGCCAGTCATCGCCTTCTCTCACCCCGAACCTCCAAAATCACCAATTGACTTCCGAGTCCGCTTCCATCACCGAGTCCTACCGGAGACGGAGCCTCCGTCTCGCTTATAAATCAATTCCAGTTGATGGTTGCATTCAAAATGGGTCCCCCAAGACGAAGGGTTCCACCAGCAAGCGCTCGATTGAAGAGAACGAAGGGATTGAGGAGCAAAATGCGGCGTATGTGGCGGATCAAATTGCTAATGAAGGTAGTGTGAAAGATAATGGGGCTGGAATGAGTTTGCCTGGGATTTTGAACTTGAGGTCTGGGAAACGGGCTACTAAGAGATTTAGAGGTGATAATTCGGGTGTTGAGACAGGAACAGAATGTGAAGACAAGGGTTTGAATTTTGAGGAGAATGGGAGTGCTAAGCGGTCGAGCGGACAATATGTCACTGAAGGGAAAGGAAAGGGCAAATTACGTAAGGAAGAGAAATCCCATGTTGGGCAAGTTGGGGAGAATTTAATTGACAATGGGATTAAACAGATGGTGGGAGACCTCGAGAGAGGGAAGAGGAGTAAAGTGGATGTTGCTAATGAGAAATTGGAGGAAAAGAAAAACATTGATGAGGGTAGTAATTCAAGGGGAAGGAAGGGATGTGGAAGAGAAGAAATAAGGAACAAAGGCGAAGATGCTGTTGTCACTGAGCAATTGGGGAAAACCCAAAATCAGAGCAGCAATTCAAGGGGAAGGAGGACCTATAGCAGAGAAGAGAAAGGAAAAGAGAAATTGATTGACGATGCTTCAGTATCAAATGGTAAGGATGCACTGGAATTGGAATTGAAATCTAAGGTTAAGGAGTTTGTTGATAGTTTAGGGGATAAATTGGTGTTGGAAAATGAAAGGCAGACTAGGAATTCAAACACAAGGATAAATGAATCAAGAATGGAGCAATTTCGGGATATAGCCAGGAAAAATGCTTCTCGATTTGCTCATTTTGATCTTCAAGAGGAAGAGGAACCTTTGTCTCCTCAGGTTGGTGTAGAAATGACATCTGTGGAAGAGAATCAGCAAATTGAAGACTGGCCAGGTCCTTTCTCTACGGCTATGAAGATTATTAGGGATAGAACAAATAAGCATAACTCACAGCAGTGTCCCTCCACTTTAGAAAAAGCAAAATCTATGCCAATAACATGGATTCCTAGAAACAGCCAGGGCTCTAATCGCTCAAGAGCATTTGTTGTTCCTTCGCTGCAAGAACTATGCATGAATGTTCTTGTGAAGAATTACGAGGCAGTCACTTCACTTGAGCATATCCCAGATGCTTTGAGACATAGACTTTGTCGGTTGCTCTGTGATTGTCGGAAAATGAATTGTCATTTTTTGGATCTTCTTGTCCGTGGATCCCCTACAGAGATACGCGTTAAGGATTGTTCATGGCTGACAGAGGAAGAATTTGTGAAATGTTTTGAGGACTGTGACACCAGCAATTTAACG GTTTTACAACTTGATCAATGTGGGCGCTGCATGCCCGATTATGTTTTACCTGCTACATTAGCTAGGTCATCAAGAAGCTTGCCTGTGCTAATTACTTTATCCCTGGCTGGTGCATGTCGGCTTTCTGATGTTGGGCTTAGTTTACTTGTTTCTTCTGCGCCTACAATAAGATCTATAAATCTTAGTCAGTGCTCCCTCCTTACTTCCACTAGTATTGACACTTTAGCAGACTCACTGGGATCAGTTCTGCGGGAATTATATATTGATGATTGCCAAAGCCTGGATCCTATGCTTATTTTGCCGGCACTGAAGAAGTTTGAACATCTGGAGGTGTTATCTCTGGCTGGAAATCCAACTGTTTGCGATGATTTTGTGAGGCAATTTGTTGTTGCATGTGGTCATAATATGAAGGAGCTTGTTTTGGCGAATTGTGT GAAATTGACTGATTCTTCCATGAAGATTATAGCTGAAACCTGTCCTGGGTTATGTGCGCTTCACCTTGATAACTTGAGGAAATTGACAGATTCTGGTTTAGGATATCTTGCAAATGGTTGCCGAGGAATTCAAACTTTAAAACTGTGTCTCAATGCATTCAG TGATGAAGCTATTGCTGCATTTGTGGAGACCGCTGGGGAGCTTTTAAAAGAACTTTCACTGAACAATGTCAAGAAG GTTGGCAACAACACAGCCTTATCACTTGCCAGACATTCAAGAAACTTGTTAAGTTTGGATTTATCTTGGTGCCGGAACTTAGCAGATGAGGCAGTGGGTTTGATTGTGGATAGCTGTTTATCATTGAGGGTGCTTAAACTTTTTGGATGTAGCCAG ATCACAAATGTGTTCCTAGATGGTCATTCGAATCCAGAATTAGAAATCATTGGTTTGAAGATGTCACCGGTATTGGAACATATTTGGGCACCTGATTCACAAGAATTTTTGTTGCGATATTCCTCGATGAACTCTTCTATGTAG